In Salinibaculum sp. SYNS191, the genomic window TGGTTCAACGACGACCTCGTCGCCGAACTCGGCGTCGACGAGTCCGTCTTCGCCAACCGGCGCGAACAGGCCGAGGCGTCGGCCGCCGAGAAGGCCGCACACTTCCGGACCGACCGGGAGACGCCCGACGTGAGCGGCAAGCGCGTACTCGTCGTCGACGACGGGGTAGCGACGGGCGCGACGGCGTGTGCCGCGCTGCGGGCGACCCGGGAACGCGGCGCGAGCGAGGTGATTCTCGCCGTCCCGGTGGGCGCGCCGTCGTCGCTGGAGATGGTCGGGCGGGAAGCCGACGACGTGGTCGCGGTGGCGACGCCGGAGCCGTTCGGGGCCGTCGGGCGGTTCTACGACCGATTCGACCAGGTCACCGACGAGGAGGTCCGCGAGGCGCTCACCGCCGCTGCCTGAACAGGTCCCACCCTACCCCTGGCCGAATATCTCGGTGCCGGGGTAGAAGTCCGCCCAGGCGAACCAGAACATCGGCGAGCGGTCGTTGGCCCGGGTCAGCGTCGTTCCCTCGTGGGGGCCGTCCTGGGCCCGGCCGCTGACGATGCGCCACCGGGACCCGCCGGCCGTCAGGACGTCGCCGTCGCGAGCAAACGTGAGGGTGGTGCCGTCGACGGTGCGCTCGTAGGCGACCAGCGAACCGTCGGCGGTGGCCGCGACGACCACGGGGAGGTCCCCGACGGTGTCGTTGACGACGCCGCCGCGGTCCTGGACCGTCTCCAGGGGGTACGCGCGGGCGGCCTCGTCGGTCGCGACGCCGATGACCGACGCCTTCGGGTGGAGGCGGCCGTCAGCGGTGTCGCCGCCGATGCCGATGCGACGGCTGCTGTCGTAGCCGACGTAGGGGTCGCGGTCGTAGTCGCGCGAGACCTCGCCCTTGACCGTCGCCGACTTCGGCGGCGGGAGCAGCACCTCCGTCTCGGGATGTTCACCGCGCCACTCCCCCCAGGTCGTGATGGTCGAGGGGCGAAGCGCCAGCGCCGTGCCGGTTTTGGGCCCCTTGACGGCCTTGCCGAGCACCTGGCTCCACAGCGACTCCGTGAGCGCGTCGTACATCACCAGGTCGGACATCCAGAGGAGCCCGGAGACGCCGAAGACGGTCTCCTGGCCGTCGACGCGGCGCTCGGCGGTCACGCCGGAGCCACACAGCGGGCAGAACGTGACCAGCAGCGGGCCGCCGAAGTTGTCGTTGACGACCTCGTGCCAGTTCAGGACGGCCAGGGGGTACGCACGGGCGGCGTCGCCGGCGGTGACACCGATGACGCGCTCGTCGTCGGCCAAGTCGGCGCTCTCCTCGCTCCAGTCGGGCCCGAAGACGGGGTCGGTGATGGCCGGGATGGCGTCCTTCGCTGCGCCCCGGCGGAGGTCGCTGTCCGACAGGGGCAGGTCGGGGTCGGCCAGGCTGCCCACGCGGGTCGAGTCCCCCTCGACCGTGACCGTGGGTGCGGGGTCGGTTCCGGTCGGGCCGGCGGGAGTGGTCCCGGGCGAGCCCCCGTCGGAGAGACACCCGGCGGCCCCGACGGTGAAGCCGGTGCCGACGATGCCCAGGAAGCGGCGGCGGTTCATGACAACGGATACGGGCGAAACCGGCTAAAGCGTACGTCGATGGGGCGCGGGTCGCTCACAACCGCGTCGCGGGCGGCACGCGGCCGACGCCTCCCACTCACTCCACCTTCACTCCGGGGCGGCAGTTTATAATCGAAAGCGTCCTACCCCCGCCCGTGTCAGAGACAGCGGGCTACCTGCGGTTTTTCCCCTACGAGGAGCCCTACGACCACCAGCGCGAGGCGATGGGGCGCATCCACGACGCGCTGGCCGACGGGTCGGACATCCTCTTCGAGGGCGCGACGGGGACCGGCAAGACGCTGGCCTCGCTCGCGCCCGCACTCGAGTACGCCCGCGAGACGTCGAAGACGGTGGTCATCACGACGAACGTCCACCAGCAGATGCGGCAGTTCCGCCGCGACGCCTCGGCGATTACGGACGAGGAACCGATTCGCGCCGTCGTCTTCCGCGGGAAGGCCTCGATGTGTCACATCGACGTCGGGTACGAGGAGTGCCAGGCGCTGCGCGACACCACCCGCGACCTGGTCGAGACCGAGGAGGAACTGGCCGACCTCGAACGCCAGCAGCGAAACCTCCTGAGCGATAGCCAGGGCGGCGACAGCGGGGCCGCCGAGGCCCGGTCGGCGGTCATGGACGAACTCGACGCCGTCGAGGACGACCTGGCGGAGTTCGAGGACAGGGCCACCTGCGACCACTACTACCGGAACCTCACTGCCGACACCGACGACTTCTTCGCGTGGCTGTACGACGACGTGCGCACGCCGGACGAAATCTACGAGCGCGCCCACGGCGAGGGCTTTTGCGGCTACGAGCTCCTGAAGGAGGGCATCGAGAACGTCGACCTCGTGGTCTGTAACTACCACCACCTGCTGGACCCGATGATACGCCAGCAGTTCTTCCGGTGGCTCGGCCGGGACCCCGAGGACGTCATCGCCATCTTCGACGAGGCCCACAACGTCGAGGACGCGGCCCGCGACCACGCCCGGCGGACGGTCACCGAGAACACGCTGGAGAGCGCGCTGGACGAACTCACCGAATCCGACGACGCCCGCTCGGAGCCAGCATACAACGTCCTCGGGACGTTCCTCGAAGCCCTGCGGGAAGCCTACGACGAGGCCTTCTCCTTCGGCGAGCGCGAACAGGTCGGCGAGAACTGGTACGACCTCGCCATCGCCAACGACGACCGCCGGGACGACCTCACACTCACGTTTCTCCAGAACTACACCGGTCCCGGCTTCTCCGAGGAACTCGACCACGCCGTCGAACTCGGCCGGGAACTCGACCAGGAGTACGAGGAGGCCTACAAGAACGGTGACGCGACCGTCCGCCAGGAGTGCCAGACGCTACAGGCCGCCGCCTTCGTCCGGTCGTGGCTGGAGGAGGGCGACGAGATGGGGACGTATCCGGTCGTCAGCACTCGTCGGGACGAGGACACCGACGATGTGTACGGCCGCGCGGAACTGTACACCTGCATCCCCGAGCAGGTGACGCGAGGGCTGTTCGACGAACTCCACGCGAGCGTCCTGATGAGCGCGACGCTGCGGCCCTTCGAGGTGACCGAGGACGTCCTCGGCCTGGACGACCCGGAGACGATGGCCTACGGCGCGCAGTTCCCCGAGGAGCGCCGCCGGACCTACGCCGTCGACGGGCCGGAACTGTTCGCCAGCAAGCGCGACGACCGGCACGTCCAGGAGACCATCACCGAGGTCATCGAGGACGCCGCCCACTTCACGCCCGGCAACACGCTCGTGTTCTTCCCCTCCTACTCCGAGGCCCAGCGCTACCACGAGCGCGTGATGGTGGGTAACCGCTACCTGGACGAACCCGGCACCCCGGCCAACGACCTCCGCGAGGAGTTCGCCGCCGACGGCGACGGCATCCTGTTCACGTCGCTGTGGGGCACGCTCGGCGAGGGGGTGAGCTTCGACGGCGACGACGCCCGTACCGTCGTCGTGGTCGGCGTCCCCTACCCGCACCTGGACGACCGGATGGAGGCCGTCCAGGAGGCCTACGACGCGGCCTTCGACGTGGGCGAGAAGGAAGGCTCCGGACCCACGGTGCAGGGCGAGGACGCCGGCTGGCACTACGCCGTCGAGATTCCGACCATCCGCAAGACCCGGCAGGCGATGGGGCGGGTCGTGCGCTCGCCGGAGGACTTCGGCGCGCGCATCCTCGTCGACGGCCGGTACACCGAGCGCGCCGAGATAGAGATGGGACAGTACGCCGTCCGCGGCGCGTTCCCCGCCGAGGAACGGGCAGAGATGATAGACGTCCAGCCCGAGAAACTGAAGTTCGGGCTGTTGAACTTCTATCAAGATGTGGATGCATACGACGGTGACCCGCCGACGCCGTAGCGATACATGAACGTCGAAAACCTTCGGGAGACGGCACGGTCGTACTTCGACGACGAACTCAGCCCCGCCCACGACTGGCACCACGTCGAGCGCGTCGAGGCGCTGGCCGAGCGCCTGCTGACAGAGTACGACGCCGCCGACGAGCGAACGGTCCGGCTGGCGGTCTTGCTCCACGACATCGGGCGGGCGCGGGAGGACCGCGGCGAGATAGCCGACCACGCGAGGTGGGGCGCGCGGGAAGCGCGCTCGCTGCTGGCCGAACGCGGCGTCGACGGCGAGCGAATCGACGCGGTCTGTCACGCCATCCGGGTCCACCGCTACTCCAGCGACCGCGAGCCGGAGACGCTGGAGGCGGAGATTCTCTGCGACGCCGACAACCTGGACGCCCTCGGCGCGGTCGGCATCGCGCGGTGTTTCACCTACGGCGGGGAGCGCGGCGAGACGATTCACGACCCCGACCTGCCGCCGGAGGCCGACGACACGGCCGCCGGGGCGACGCAGTACAACCACTTCCACAAGAAGATTCTCGCCCTGCCCGAGCGGATGTACACCGACGCCGGCCGCGCACTCGCCGCCGACCGGCGGGCGGTCGTCGCGGACTTTCTGGAGCGATTCGAGCGGGAGGTCGACGGCGAGGTCTAGAGGTCCGGCTGGAGCGTCTCGCCGCAGTCGGGACACTCCAGAATCATGCCCTCCTCGCCCATCGCGATGGCCATCGCGGGGCTGTCGCAGGCGGGACAGGGCTGTGCGACCCGGCCCTCAGTGGTCTCTTTCGGCGCGCCGAGTGCCAGCGCGACGACCCGGTCGTCGCCCTCGTTGCGCCCCTGCTGGTACTCGCCGGGCGGGAAGCGGACGGCCTCGCCCGCCTCGACCGTGACCGTCTCGCTGTCGGCAGTCGGGTCGGGCGCGTGGTCGAACGTCGCCTCGCCCTCGACGACGTAGAATATCTCCTCCTGGTCGAGGTGGGCGTGGAGGCCACCGCTGAAGGCCTCGCCGGGTTCCAGGGCGTAGCGGTTGATGGCGACGTCGGTGGCATCGAGCGGGGCCGCCAGGCCGCGGCGGTCGATGTCGTCGCCCAGTGCCTGTGGCTCAACGTCGTCGACGGAGACTTTCTCCATGTGGCATCGCTCGAACGGGCGACGGATAATTCCGGGGGCTAGCCCCGGCGTTCGTACACCTGTGCGAGCGCGACGCCGAGGAGGACAGCGACGAGCGCGCGCACCGGCGGGGAGCCGACCTCCGCCACCGTCAGGACCGAGAGAACGAGAAGCGCACCCAGGCCGGCGAGGGCGGCACCGACGAGCGTCGAGCGGGCGTCGCGTCCCGAGTCGTCTACCATGCCCGAACGTCCGCGGGGCGAAGGGATAAAACTGACTCGACGGGAAACCGCACCGTTTGAATCCCCCCGCGGAGAACTGGCGGGCATGACAGTCGTCGCCTTCGACTTCGACGGGACGCTTTCGGACTCCGAGATGACGGTCCTCCTCGGCGACCAGTGTGGCGTGGCCGACCAGATGGACGACATCACCGAGCGCGCGATGAACGACGAAATCGAGTACGCGGAGAGCCTCCGCCAGCGCTGTGCGCTGCTGGAGGGGCTGGCCGACGAGAAGGCCCAGGCCGCCTTCGAGGAGGTCCGCCTGCGACCCGGCGCGGCCGACGTCATCCGGGCACTGCGGGAGGCCGGCGTCTACGTCGCCATCCTCACCGGGGGCTTCGAGCGCGGCGTCGCCGCTGCACTCGAACGGGAGGGCGTCGAGGTGGACGCCATCGTCGCCAACCGCCTGCCAGTCGCCGGGGGCGAACTCACCGGCGACGTCGAGGGGCCGCTCATCGAGGGGACCAAGGACGACGCGCTGGAGGTGCTGACGGCCGTCGTCGGCGAGGACCGCGAGGACACCATCGCCGTCGGCGACGGGGCCAACGACCTGCCGATGCTCGAAGTCGCGGGGCTTGCGGTCGGGTTCAACCCGAAACCCAACGTCGCGCCGGCCTGCGAGAGCATCGTCGAGTCGATGGCGGAACTGCAGGACCTGCTCGCCGCCGAGGGCGTGCTGTAGTCACCGGTCGACCTCGACCACGTCCAGGTTCTCGTCGACGGTCAGCGCGAGCGAATCGTCGTCGACGTGGAACGTGAAGCGGGCGCGAAGCGGGTCCCGCTGGAGTATCTCCTCGTCGTAGTCGCCGTGGACGCCGTTGAGCACCCGTATCGACTCGGGGGCGACGGGGTTGAGCCCGTGCTCGGTCACGAAGGTGAGGAGGTCGGTGTTCGCGACCAGCGCGATGACGGCACCGCCGCCGCTGACGAAGATGCAGTTCGTACAGGTCACGTTCGCAGCGACGGCGTAGACGCTCTCGCAGGTCTCACAGAGGCCGTCGCTGGCGTCGTGGTCCTCGCAGACCCGGACCGAGGTCTCGACCGTCGCCGAGCAGCGGGGACAGATGCCGCTGGCCATCGCGAATATCTCCAGGTTCCCCCAGGTCCAGGCGGCCCGCAGCACCTCCTCGGGCGTGCGGTTCCTGACGCCCGCGGGCGGCAGCGGGAGGCGGCCGAGGTAGCCCTCGCCGGCCGGGACGCCGCGGCCCTCGTCGTAGGCGCGGCCGTACGTTCCGGCGCACTCGGTGCAGTACATCCGGACGCTGCCGTGTTGCCAGGTGACCTCTATCGGCGCGCCGCAGTACTCGCAGTGCTCGTCGACGGGCGTCCGCTCCAGCGAGGGCGTCTCGGTGACGGCACCGGACAGCACCGCCTCGACGACCCGGCGGCCGGTGCGGCGGAGCGTGTAGCCGTCGTCGTCCTTCCGGACGAAGTGGCCGACGAGTTTCTCCAGGTGGTAGTTGAACTGTCCGGAGTCGCGCACGTCGCTGCGGTCGTGGAGGGCGGAGAACGACAGCGGTCCGTCGGCCTCGCCGAGCGCCCGGAGGATACCGATGCGGGTCTCGTTCCCCAGGAGGGCGAAGGCGTCGTCCGGCGAGAGCGTCGTCTCCCGGTTTCCGTCTGCCATACGCCGTCTACGAACGGCCCCCACGTAAATGGCTGCAGGCGTCAGATTCCATACAGAAGAGGATTTCAGAAACTCGGCTTACAGAAATGTTATTCAGATTATGTTTATGTTGGTACGGGGCTTCCGTAGAAACATGACCAGCGACTACCCACCGACCCTCTCGGCGCGGCGCAGCAACCGGACCGACGTGCACCCGACAGTCGGGACCGCCATCGGCGCGGCGCTGGTGAGTCTCGCCCTCCTCCTCGCGCTGAGTTACCCCGTCCTGACGCTGGCTCTCGTCACTGGCGCACTCAGCCCCCGCCTCCTCCGGCGGGCCCGGACCATCGTGACCGACCTCCGGGCACCCACGAGCCCCCCGGTGCGCCGGACGGAACATCGCGCTCGCCCCTGAGGCGGCCAGGCCTGCACGACGACACAGCGCCTTTTCACTCACTCGTCGCGACCGAAACCGAACAGTACAGGTAGCCGGCGCTGTCCGAGGGGGACATGGACCTGGACGCGTTCCGGACCGTCGTGAAGGGACTCATCACCCACGACGGACGGGTACTCATCGGACAGAAGGAGGACGACGAGAGCCACCCCATCGGCGGCGAGTGGCACCTGCTCGGCGGGCACGTTGCCTTCGACGAGCACGTGGAGGTGGCGATGCGCCGGGAAGTCAGGGAGGAGACGGGGCTTGAGGTCACCGTCGAGACGCTCGTCGACGCGATGACCTTTCCGTGGGGCGGGGAGGGCGTCCGGGACAGCCTGCAGTTGGTGTACCACTGTGAAGCGAGTACCGACGACGCGAAAGCGCGGGACGACCTGCAGGCCGTCCAGTGGGTCGCGCCCGACGAACTCGCGGCGACGCTGTTCGAAGAGGAAGCAAAGCGGGTCCGGAACCGGCCACGCCAGGCGTCGTTCGTCGCCGCGTTGGGCGACTAGGGGGTCGCCGGCGTTCAGACGAACTTCCGGATAGTCAAATCCAGCGTGTCCAGGTCGACGATGGGCGCGAAGCCGGCGTCGGGGTCGATGTTGACGCTCTTCTGGAAGTCGGTCTGGGCCTGCCAGCACCCGGAGTTGATCGTGAGGACGTTGTGGTACTTGCCGTAGCCGAGTTTGTGGACGTGGCCGGAGTGGAAGATGTCAGGCACCTCGTCCATGACGAGGTAGTCCCGGTCTTCGGGTGCCAGCCGGGTGTGACCGCCGTACTGCGGGGCGACGTGGCGCTTCTTCAGGAGCTGGTACATCGCCCTGTGGGGTTCGTCGTAGCTGGCCTTCTCGTCCGGGAGTTCCGCGATGACCTCGTCCAGCGAGACGCCGTGGTACATCAGCACGGAGACGCCCTCGATGGTCACGGTGGACGGGTTCGAGACGATGCGGGGGTCGTGGGCCGACATGATGTCCCGGAGTTCCTCGTCGAAGGCGGGCTGGGGCTCTGCGAGGCGGACGGCGTCGTGGTTGCCCGGAATCATCACGATGTCCATGTCGCCGGGGACCTCCTTGAGGTGCTCCGAGAAGGCCTCGTACTGGTCGTAGATGTCGATGATGGACAGTTCCTCGTCCTGGTCCGGGTAGACGCCGACGCCCTCGACCATGTCGCCGGCGAGCAGCAGGTACTCGACTGTCTCGGCCTCCTCGGTGTGGAGCCAGTCGGTGAAGCGGTGCCAGGCGTCTTCCATGAACTCCTGGCTACCGACGTGGACGTCCGAGATGAGCGCCGCCTGGACGTGGCGGTCGGCGGTCGACGGGCTGTAGGTCCGGGGAACGTCGGGGAAGTGGATGGCGTCGGCAAAGAGGATGCCGCCGTCGTCGGCCAGCGTCCCCTCGATGGCGATGACCTCGTCGTAGAGCAGTTCCTGGACCTGCGAGGCGAAGGCGCGGTCCTTCATCACGAGACAGGGGAAGGTCCCGTTGGTGTCTTCGAGTTCGACCAGCCAGTGCCCGCTGGCGGTCGAGCGGATGTCCGAGACCATCCCGACGATGGCGGCGTCGCTGTTGGGGGCCATGTTCTCGATGGTGTCCGTCGGGCGGTGGTTGACGCGCCCGCGGAGCTGTCGGGCCAGGCGCTCGTAGCGGTCCCGGAACACGGCGACGAAGTCGCGGTACTCGCCGGTCCCCGTGCTCTCGCCGGTCATGTCGCCGTCGATGCGCAGGTCCCGGAGCGCCTCGTCGACGGACCGCCCGCCAGACCCCTTCGTTTCGACTGGAACGCCACCCCCATCGTTCCCTGATTCCCCCGCCGTCGTTCCAGTTGAAACAGAGGGGTCTGGCTGTGAGGGCTGAGCGGTTGTCGTCGAGCGTTCGGCGGCGAGGTCGGATTCCGCAGAATCACCAGACGACGAGGTGTCGTCGACGACGGCACGGACGTGGTCGGTGGTGAGCGTGAGCGCGTCGTCGGGGGCCGCTTCGACTGCGCGCTCCATCGCCGTCTCGGGGTCGGGAGCGTTCGAAAGCAGCGTGACCGCCTCGCGCTCGGCGTTGTACCCCCGGCTCGCGAGTTCGCTCACGACGGTGGCGGGGGTCTCCAGTGGCACACCACTACTCCGGGGGAGGGCGGCAAAAAGGATACTGGTCCGGGGTATCCAGAACATTCAAACGCCGTGTCGGACAAGAACGGACGAATGAGTTCCCCCGGTGACGACGACCGGCGCGAGCGGTCGGACGCCGCCCCGTCCGAGGACGCGACTCCGCCCCGCGACGACGCCCGCACCCCTGCCGACGGCCCCGAGCGGTCTGTCGGCGACGCTGCCGTCGACAGAGAGTCGACGAGCGGCCCGGAGCGCCCGCCCTCCCCGGAGGAGTGGCGAACCGAGGAGACCGGCGGGGACGCGCCACCCCGCCAGCGGGGCAGACGCGAGGAGCGAAGCGAGGCGAGGCTGTTCGTCTACGACCTCGTGAGCAGCGTGCTGGCGGTGCTGGTGGTCGGCGCGTACCTCTTCGCGGTCAGCGGCGTCTGGCCCCCGCTGGTCGCCGTCGAGAGCCGCAGCATGGTGCCGAACATGCAGGTCAACGACCTCGTATTCGTGATGGAGGAACACCGCTTCCCGGGCGAGGCGGCACAGCCCGGAACCGGGGTCGTCACGGCCCACGCGGCGTCCGACGGCTCCTACGTGAAGTTCGGACAACCGGGTGACGTCATCGTCTTCGAACCCGACGGGAACGAGCGGACCACGCCGATAATCCACAGAGCGATGTACTGGGTCGACGCGGGGGAGAACTGGTGTGCGATGGGCGACGACAGCCACCTCCGCGGACTCGACCCCGGCGACGAGCAGTGCACCGCCGACCACGGCGGCTTCATCACGAAAGGCGACAACAACGCCGTCTACGACCAGGCGACGTCGCGGAGCGGGCCCGTCAGGCCCGAGTGGGTCATCGGCACTGCGGAGTTCCGCGTGCCCGGCCTCGGCTGGGTCCGCCTGAGTACGCAGTGAGCGCTGGGGAGCGAGTCAGCCGACCGTTCGCCGCTGGTGACGTCCCGAATCGAACGGGACAGAATAGATATCCAGACCAGAGTGCGCCGCGCCCCCCTCTCCGGGTGGTGCTATCGCAAGTCCGCGGGGAGACGATTGCTGTGAGCCACGAGCAATTCGAGGACCGGCGTGACCGTCTCGAATCGCGGACCGGCCGCTATCGTGTCGGTCCGACGGTCCCACTCGATGTACCCGGCCGCGGCCAGCCGCGGGAAGTGAGTGTGATAGAGCGAGGACCTGCCCCGGTCCGAGCGAGCGAACTCGGAGATGTGAACCTCGGCCCCGGGGTCCGCCCGGAGGAGTTCGACGAGGACGTCTCTCCGCACGGGGTGGCTGAGCTGGTCGAACAGTTCGTCCGTCGCATCCATTCCCTGGCCCGCGAGGCGGGGTGCGCCCGCGGTTTCGTTACTCGATGCCATGGAGAGAGACAGCCCAGTGGCGGGAATAAGGGTTGGCGCTAGAAGTCTAGCTCCTCGAAGACCCAGGTGACGAGCTTCGACTCCGCGAGCCGGAGGTGGCGGAGCCACGTCGACGCGGCGATGCCCATCGACGACGCGACGTCCTCGGCCGTACTGTTCCGTGGCCACTCGTAGTACCCGCCCAGGTAGGCGGCGCGCAGCACCTCGAGTTGGCGCTCGGTCACGCTGTCCCCGAGGGAATCACGGTACTGTTTCGTCGTCACGACGGGGCGGTCGAGGGTGCGTTTCGCGGTGACCGTCGCCGCCGGATACGCCGCGGTGAACCGATTGATGAGGTCCTGCATGCTCGCGTCCGCCCCGACCTCGGCGACGACCGTCGTCGCTCCCCCCTCGCTGTGCATCGAGCGCCCGCTCGCACCGAGTTCGACCAGTTTCTGCAGGGGCGAGCGGTCCATGACGAGTTCGAGAACGCACGCCGTGTCGGACTCGAAGACGACGCGGGAGTCGCTCACCTGTGGCGACGCCGCGATTCTCTGCTTGGCCTCCTCCGAGTCGGGTCCCGCCACCTCGATGTACTGGAGGAATCCCCGGTCGGCCGTCGGAACCATGCCCTCGAACGCGCACCGACAGTCGAGCGCCGCCGAGAGGTCGTTGAAGAGGAAGTCCTCGTCGTCGAGACGGATTTCGAGTTCGATGACCACCTCGGCCGCGAGCGTCTGCAGGTACCGTTCGCTGCGCTCTCGCTCCTCGGCCAGTTGCTCTTTCGCCTCCCGGCGCTCGGTCACGTCACGGATGACCGACAGGTGACGCCCCGGCAGGATGTTCGGCGTCGCCGCAAACTCGACAGTCCGGTGCTCGCCGTCCGGTCGAACCAGGGGGAACAGCCCCCTGTCGAGGTTGGACTCCTGGAAGTCGCGCCACGCCTCCTCGAAGTCGTAGCCGTCGGCGGCGAACTCCGCGATGGTCCGTCCGAGGAGCTCCTCCTCGGGGAC contains:
- a CDS encoding HD domain-containing protein; translation: MNVENLRETARSYFDDELSPAHDWHHVERVEALAERLLTEYDAADERTVRLAVLLHDIGRAREDRGEIADHARWGAREARSLLAERGVDGERIDAVCHAIRVHRYSSDREPETLEAEILCDADNLDALGAVGIARCFTYGGERGETIHDPDLPPEADDTAAGATQYNHFHKKILALPERMYTDAGRALAADRRAVVADFLERFEREVDGEV
- a CDS encoding cupin domain-containing protein, whose product is MEKVSVDDVEPQALGDDIDRRGLAAPLDATDVAINRYALEPGEAFSGGLHAHLDQEEIFYVVEGEATFDHAPDPTADSETVTVEAGEAVRFPPGEYQQGRNEGDDRVVALALGAPKETTEGRVAQPCPACDSPAMAIAMGEEGMILECPDCGETLQPDL
- a CDS encoding S26 family signal peptidase, which encodes MSSPGDDDRRERSDAAPSEDATPPRDDARTPADGPERSVGDAAVDRESTSGPERPPSPEEWRTEETGGDAPPRQRGRREERSEARLFVYDLVSSVLAVLVVGAYLFAVSGVWPPLVAVESRSMVPNMQVNDLVFVMEEHRFPGEAAQPGTGVVTAHAASDGSYVKFGQPGDVIVFEPDGNERTTPIIHRAMYWVDAGENWCAMGDDSHLRGLDPGDEQCTADHGGFITKGDNNAVYDQATSRSGPVRPEWVIGTAEFRVPGLGWVRLSTQ
- a CDS encoding NUDIX domain-containing protein, yielding MDLDAFRTVVKGLITHDGRVLIGQKEDDESHPIGGEWHLLGGHVAFDEHVEVAMRREVREETGLEVTVETLVDAMTFPWGGEGVRDSLQLVYHCEASTDDAKARDDLQAVQWVAPDELAATLFEEEAKRVRNRPRQASFVAALGD
- a CDS encoding winged helix-turn-helix domain-containing protein, which codes for MADGNRETTLSPDDAFALLGNETRIGILRALGEADGPLSFSALHDRSDVRDSGQFNYHLEKLVGHFVRKDDDGYTLRRTGRRVVEAVLSGAVTETPSLERTPVDEHCEYCGAPIEVTWQHGSVRMYCTECAGTYGRAYDEGRGVPAGEGYLGRLPLPPAGVRNRTPEEVLRAAWTWGNLEIFAMASGICPRCSATVETSVRVCEDHDASDGLCETCESVYAVAANVTCTNCIFVSGGGAVIALVANTDLLTFVTEHGLNPVAPESIRVLNGVHGDYDEEILQRDPLRARFTFHVDDDSLALTVDENLDVVEVDR
- a CDS encoding ATP-dependent DNA helicase: MGRIHDALADGSDILFEGATGTGKTLASLAPALEYARETSKTVVITTNVHQQMRQFRRDASAITDEEPIRAVVFRGKASMCHIDVGYEECQALRDTTRDLVETEEELADLERQQRNLLSDSQGGDSGAAEARSAVMDELDAVEDDLAEFEDRATCDHYYRNLTADTDDFFAWLYDDVRTPDEIYERAHGEGFCGYELLKEGIENVDLVVCNYHHLLDPMIRQQFFRWLGRDPEDVIAIFDEAHNVEDAARDHARRTVTENTLESALDELTESDDARSEPAYNVLGTFLEALREAYDEAFSFGEREQVGENWYDLAIANDDRRDDLTLTFLQNYTGPGFSEELDHAVELGRELDQEYEEAYKNGDATVRQECQTLQAAAFVRSWLEEGDEMGTYPVVSTRRDEDTDDVYGRAELYTCIPEQVTRGLFDELHASVLMSATLRPFEVTEDVLGLDDPETMAYGAQFPEERRRTYAVDGPELFASKRDDRHVQETITEVIEDAAHFTPGNTLVFFPSYSEAQRYHERVMVGNRYLDEPGTPANDLREEFAADGDGILFTSLWGTLGEGVSFDGDDARTVVVVGVPYPHLDDRMEAVQEAYDAAFDVGEKEGSGPTVQGEDAGWHYAVEIPTIRKTRQAMGRVVRSPEDFGARILVDGRYTERAEIEMGQYAVRGAFPAEERAEMIDVQPEKLKFGLLNFYQDVDAYDGDPPTP
- a CDS encoding DUF7344 domain-containing protein, with amino-acid sequence MASSNETAGAPRLAGQGMDATDELFDQLSHPVRRDVLVELLRADPGAEVHISEFARSDRGRSSLYHTHFPRLAAAGYIEWDRRTDTIAAGPRFETVTPVLELLVAHSNRLPADLR
- a CDS encoding DUF3179 domain-containing protein, translated to MNRRRFLGIVGTGFTVGAAGCLSDGGSPGTTPAGPTGTDPAPTVTVEGDSTRVGSLADPDLPLSDSDLRRGAAKDAIPAITDPVFGPDWSEESADLADDERVIGVTAGDAARAYPLAVLNWHEVVNDNFGGPLLVTFCPLCGSGVTAERRVDGQETVFGVSGLLWMSDLVMYDALTESLWSQVLGKAVKGPKTGTALALRPSTITTWGEWRGEHPETEVLLPPPKSATVKGEVSRDYDRDPYVGYDSSRRIGIGGDTADGRLHPKASVIGVATDEAARAYPLETVQDRGGVVNDTVGDLPVVVAATADGSLVAYERTVDGTTLTFARDGDVLTAGGSRWRIVSGRAQDGPHEGTTLTRANDRSPMFWFAWADFYPGTEIFGQG
- the serB gene encoding phosphoserine phosphatase SerB — its product is MTVVAFDFDGTLSDSEMTVLLGDQCGVADQMDDITERAMNDEIEYAESLRQRCALLEGLADEKAQAAFEEVRLRPGAADVIRALREAGVYVAILTGGFERGVAAALEREGVEVDAIVANRLPVAGGELTGDVEGPLIEGTKDDALEVLTAVVGEDREDTIAVGDGANDLPMLEVAGLAVGFNPKPNVAPACESIVESMAELQDLLAAEGVL
- a CDS encoding phosphoribosyltransferase, with translation MFTDRTEAGHRLADRLESQDVEADVVLGITRGGVPVARVVAERLGCPLGVVVVQKIGTPRREELALGAVSSDGTAWFNDDLVAELGVDESVFANRREQAEASAAEKAAHFRTDRETPDVSGKRVLVVDDGVATGATACAALRATRERGASEVILAVPVGAPSSLEMVGREADDVVAVATPEPFGAVGRFYDRFDQVTDEEVREALTAAA
- a CDS encoding DNA-directed DNA polymerase II small subunit; this translates as MPLETPATVVSELASRGYNAEREAVTLLSNAPDPETAMERAVEAAPDDALTLTTDHVRAVVDDTSSSGDSAESDLAAERSTTTAQPSQPDPSVSTGTTAGESGNDGGGVPVETKGSGGRSVDEALRDLRIDGDMTGESTGTGEYRDFVAVFRDRYERLARQLRGRVNHRPTDTIENMAPNSDAAIVGMVSDIRSTASGHWLVELEDTNGTFPCLVMKDRAFASQVQELLYDEVIAIEGTLADDGGILFADAIHFPDVPRTYSPSTADRHVQAALISDVHVGSQEFMEDAWHRFTDWLHTEEAETVEYLLLAGDMVEGVGVYPDQDEELSIIDIYDQYEAFSEHLKEVPGDMDIVMIPGNHDAVRLAEPQPAFDEELRDIMSAHDPRIVSNPSTVTIEGVSVLMYHGVSLDEVIAELPDEKASYDEPHRAMYQLLKKRHVAPQYGGHTRLAPEDRDYLVMDEVPDIFHSGHVHKLGYGKYHNVLTINSGCWQAQTDFQKSVNIDPDAGFAPIVDLDTLDLTIRKFV